A genomic window from Colletotrichum destructivum chromosome 7, complete sequence includes:
- a CDS encoding Putative heterokaryon incompatibility, translating into MESCGTCRDFFRLTISSAPLRGFDVSFPRGCSRDERQSVKESAQNCQLCHTIYHFLQPRHESTFDLPESDNHPFEIKVYPQKSLLHGEKNLFSNVRFFYDIQNRDGTDYGSFHTLNFSMWADEGSSGPDSSTGPITTGTPALMSFVTRPPILRESPGETNGLVRKFLHNCLDHHESCRLGQPPDEEFELPSRVLSIKDDAGGISVKLVENYGLSGRYCALSHCWGPEDKRPLRTLKANITDHLASIPWNKLPATFQDAIILTRDLGIEYLWIDSLCILQDDKKDWFNESKKMASVYRRATLVIAAVSSEDSTQGLSKPERSEPLTFRVPSYTQEGSSQSGYNIAEFQNAWGNIDGPLRERAWAFQEWYLGRRKVFFTSEGINWKCDEITCNERGSNTDLRLYATLSWAACLEEYTDKLLTVPSDRLVALLGISAEMQKSRNDSFVPEFGVWEDNLAEQLLWRPTDMMHENLPGLPSWCWAATGGAKAWLVDERDRMPNEVMVKSTVNTISLRKSGHPDFGNNSSSGEEDWSTDTKDSGSAFEESGVGYYGGSDDDSFIEESEDSYPGHTHRNTVSFTAPALGDACVDIFKVGRSKEVHWALLLQPVDNTLKKFTRVGVALLWPRALETGEGEVTEFEIV; encoded by the exons ATGGAATCTTGCGGCACCTGCCGCGATTTCTTTCGTCTCACAATCTCTAGCGCGCCGCTCCGTGGGTTTGATGTCAGCTTTCCAAGAGGGTGCAGTCGGGATGAGCGACAAAGTGTCAAAGAGTCGGCACAAAACTGCCAATTATGCCATACGATATATCACTTCCTGCAACCTCGTCATGAATCTACATTCGACCTCCCAGAGTCAGACAATCACCCGTTCGAGATAAAGGTATACCCACAAAAGAGCCTCCTGCATGGTGAAAAGAACCTTTTTTCAAACGTCAGGTTCTTCTATGATATTCAAAACCGCGATGGCACAGACTACGGCTCATTCCACACCCTTAATTTTTCAATGTGGGCGGATGAAG GTTCCTCGGGACCTGACTCCAGCACTGGCCCGATTACAACAGGAACACCGGCCCTTATGAGTTTCGTTACCCGGCCTCCGATACTTCGCGAAAGTCCAGGAGAAACGAACGGCCTCGTACGGAAGTTCCTGCACAACTGTCTGGATCATCACGAGTCGTGCCGACTCGGCCAGCCACCAGATGAAGAGTTTGAGCTTCCGTCTCGAGTTCTATCCATCAAAGATGACGCCGGAGGAATATCCGTCAAGCTTGTCGAGAACTACGGATTGAGTGGCAGATATTGTGCTTTGAGTCACTGTTGGGGCCCCGAAGACAAGCGGCCACTGCGGACTCTAAAGGCAAACATCACGGATCACCTTGCCTCTATACCTTGGAACAAGCTGCCAGCCACATTCCAAGATGCCATCATACTGACAAGAGACCTTGGCATTGAATATTTATGGATCGATTCTTTGTGCATCCTCCAGGATGACAAGAAGGATTGGTTCAATGAATCGAAGAAAATGGCATCGGTTTATCGGCGAGCCACACTCGTCATTGCGGCTGTCTCTTCCGAGGACTCCACCCAAGGCCTTTCCAAACCCGAGCGTTCAGAGCCGCTCACGTTCCGCGTCCCGTCTTATACACAGGAAGGATCTTCGCAGTCTGGCTACAATATTGCAGAATTCCAAAACGCATGGGGCAATATAGATGGACCTTTGAGAGAACGGGCCTGGGCGTTCCAAGAGTGGTACCTCGGTCGAAGAAAGGTCTTCTTCACGTCAGAAGGCATTAATTGGAAATGCGATGAAATCACATGCAACGAGCGTGGAAGCAATACAGACTTGAGGCTGTATGCAACCTTGTCGTGGGCAGCTTGTCTAGAGGAGTACACCGACAAGCTTCTGACAGTTCCCTCCGATCGTCTCGTTGCTCTTCTCGGAatctcggccgagatgcAAAAGTCCAGGAACGATTCTTTCGTGCCTGAATTCGGGGTTTGGGAAGATAACCTTGCGGAGCAGCTTCTCTGGAGACCAACAGACATGATGCATGAGAATTTGCCCGGTCTACCATCGTGGTGTTGGGCAGCCACTGGGGGGGCGAAAGCCTGGCTGGTAGACGAGCGAGACAGAATGCCCAACGAGGTTATGGTGAAAAGTACCGTCAACACCATCAGCCTGAGAAAGTCCGG TCATCCTGATTTTGGAAATAATTCCTCCAGCGGCGAAGAAGACTGGTCAACTGATACTAAGGATTCTGGTAGCGCCTTCGAAGAAAGTGGCGTTGGATATTATGGAGGTAGTGATGACGACTCATTCATTGAAGAAAGCGAAGATAGCTACCCGGGTCACACGCATAGAAACACGGTGAGCTTCACCGCTCCTGCACTTGGT GACGCGTGTGTGGATATTTTCAAAGTCGGACGGTCCAAGGAAGTCCACTGGGCGTTGCTTCTCCAGCCAGTTGATAACACATTGAAAAAGTTCACGCGAGTCGGAGTGGCTCTTTTATGGCCGCGAGCTTTAGAGACAGGAGAAGGCGAGGTCACGGAGTTTGAGATCGTTTGA